A stretch of the Pongo pygmaeus isolate AG05252 chromosome 16, NHGRI_mPonPyg2-v2.0_pri, whole genome shotgun sequence genome encodes the following:
- the LCMT2 gene encoding tRNA wybutosine-synthesizing protein 4 gives MGPRSRERRAGAVQNTNDSSALSKRSLAARGYVQDPFVALLVPGAARRAPLIHRGYYVRARAVSHCVRAFLEQTGAPQAALRAQILSLGAGFDSLYFRLKTAGRLARAAVWEVDFPDVARRKAERIGETPELCALTGPFQRGEPASALCFESADYCILGLDLRQLQRVEEALGAAGLDAASPTLLLAEAVLTYLEPESAAALIAWAAQRFPNALFVVYEQMRPQDAFGQFMLQHFRQLNSPLHGLERFPDVEAQRRRFLQAGWTACRAVDMNEFYHCFLPAEERRRVENIEPFDEFEEWHLKCAHYFILAASRGDTLSHTLVFPSSGAFPRVNPASPSGVFPASVVSSEGQVPNLKRYGHASVLLSPDVILSAGGFGEQEGRHCRVSQFHLLSRDCDSEWKGSQIGSCGTGVQWDGRLYHTMTRLSESRVLVLGGRLSPVSPALGALQLHFCKSEDNNTEDLRVTITKAGRKDDSTLCCWRHSTTQVSCQNQEYLFVYGGRSVLEPVLSDWHFLHVGTMAWVRIPVEGEVPEARHSHSACTWQGGALIAGGLGASEEPLNSVLFLRPISCGFLWESVDIQPPITPRYSHTAHVLNGKLLLVGGIWIHSSSFPGVTVINLTTGLSSEYQIDTTYVPWPLMLHNHTSILLPEEQQLLLLGGGGNCFSFGTYFNPHTVTLDLSSLSAGQ, from the coding sequence ATGGGCCCCCGGAGCCGCGAGCGTCGGGCAGGCGCGGTACAGAACACCAACGACAGCAGCGCCCTCAGCAAGCGTTCCCTGGCCGCGCGCGGGTATGTGCAGGACCCCTTTGTCGCGTTGCTGGTTCCGGGCGCGGCGCGCCGCGCCCCGCTCATTCACCGAGGCTACTACGTCCGCGCACGCGCCGTGAGTCACTGCGTGCGCGCCTTTTTGGAGCAGACTGGCGCGCCCCAGGCAGCGCTTCGCGCGCAGATATTGTCTCTCGGCGCCGGCTTCGACTCGCTGTATTTTCGCTTGAAAACCGCGGGCCGCCTGGCCCGGGCTGCAGTCTGGGAGGTGGATTTTCCGGACGTGGCGCGGCGCAAAGCAGAAAGGATTGGAGAGACGCCAGAGCTGTGCGCGTTAACCGGGCCTTTCCAGAGGGGGGAGCCCGCGTCCGCGCTGTGCTTTGAGAGCGCAGACTACTGCATTCTGGGCCTGGACTTGCGGCAGCTCCAGCGAGTGGAGGAGGCCCTGGGCGCCGCGGGGCTCGACGCAGCCTCACCCACTCTGCTCCTGGCCGAGGCGGTGCTGACCTACCTCGAGCCGGAGAGTGCCGCGGCCCTTATCGCCTGGGCAGCCCAGCGTTTTCCTAATGCCCTTTTCGTGGTCTATGAGCAGATGAGGCCTCAAGACGCCTTTGGCCAGTTCATGCTGCAACATTTTCGGCAGCTAAACTCTCCCCTGCATGGCCTGGAGCGCTTTCCTGACGTGGAGGCGCAGCGGCGCCGCTTCCTTCAAGCTGGCTGGACCGCCTGCCGTGCCGTGGACATGAATGAATTCTATCACTGCTTTCTCCCCGCAGAAGAGCGCCGGCGGGTGGAAAATATTGAACCCTTTGACGAATTTGAAGAGTGGCATCTGAAGTGCGCCCATTATTTCATTCTGGCAGCTTCTAGGGGAGACACCCTCTCCCACACCCTAGTGTTTCCATCCTCAGGGGCATTTCCTCGCGTAAATCCTGCTTCGCCTTCAGGGGTATTCCCTGCCAGTGTAGTCAGTAGCGAGGGTCAGGTCCCAAACCTGAAGAGATATGGCCACGCCTCTGTCCTCTTGAGCCCGGACGTTATTCTCAGTGCAGGAGGATTTGGAGAGCAGGAGGGGCGGCACTGCCGAGTGAGCCAGTTTCACTTGCTCTCAAGAGATTGTGACTCTGAATGGAAAGGCAGCCAAATAGGCAGTTGTgggactggagttcagtgggatGGACGCCTTTATCACACCATGACAAGACTCTCAGAGAGTCGGGTTCTGGTTCTGGGAGGGAGACTGTCCCCAGTAAGTCCAGCCTTGGGGGCTCTGCAGCTTCATTTTTGTAAGAGTGAAGATAATAACACTGAGGACCTGCGAGTGACAATAACAAAGGCTGGCCGAAAGGATGATTCCACTTTGTGTTGTTGGCGGCATTCAACAACACAAGTGTCCTGTCAGAATCAGGAATATTTGTTTGTGTATGGGGGTCGAAGCGTGTTGGAACCTGTACTAAGTGACTGGCATTTCCTACATGTAGGGACAATGGCCTGGGTCAGGATCCCAGTGGAGGGAGAAGTACCTGAAGCCCGGCATTCTCACAGTGCCTGCACTTGGCAAGGGGGAGCCCTTATTGCTGGAGGTCTCGGGGCTTCTGAGGAGCCATTGAACTCTGTGCTCTTTCTGAGACCAATCTCTTGTGGATTCCTCTGGGAGTCAGTAGACATCCAGCCTCCCATTACCCCAAGGTACTCCCACACAGCTCATGTGCTCAATGGAAAGCTGTTACTTGTTGGAGGGATCTGGATTCATTCCTCCTCATTTCCTGGAGTGACTGTGATCAATTTGACTACAGGATTGAGCTCTGAGTATCAGATTGACACAACATATGTGCCATGGCCATTAATGTTACACAACCATACTAGTATCCTTCTTCCTGAAGAGCAACAGCTCCTGCTCCTTGGAGGTGGTGGGAACTGCTTTTCCTTTGGTACCTACTTCAACCCCCATACAGTCACATTAGACCTTTCTTCCTTAAGTGCTGGGCAGTAA